In Burkholderia contaminans, the following proteins share a genomic window:
- the nuoE gene encoding NADH-quinone oxidoreductase subunit NuoE, producing the protein MISAEGLKEIDRALTKYPADQKQSAVMSALAVAQEEHGWLSPELMQFVADYLGMPAVAVQEVATFYTMYELKPVGKHKITLCTNLPCQLGPDGGAEATADYLKQKLGIGFGETTPDGKFTLKEGECMGSCGDAPVLLVNNHRMCSFMSREKIDQLLEELSK; encoded by the coding sequence ATGATCTCAGCTGAAGGCCTGAAGGAAATCGATCGAGCGTTGACGAAGTATCCCGCCGATCAGAAACAGTCCGCCGTGATGTCGGCGTTGGCCGTTGCTCAGGAAGAGCACGGCTGGCTGTCGCCCGAACTGATGCAGTTCGTCGCGGACTATCTCGGCATGCCGGCCGTTGCCGTGCAGGAAGTCGCGACGTTCTACACGATGTACGAGCTCAAACCGGTCGGCAAGCACAAGATCACGCTCTGCACGAACCTGCCGTGCCAGCTCGGCCCGGACGGTGGCGCGGAAGCGACTGCCGACTACCTGAAACAGAAGCTCGGCATCGGCTTCGGCGAGACCACGCCCGACGGCAAGTTCACGCTGAAGGAAGGCGAGTGCATGGGCTCGTGCGGCGATGCGCCGGTGCTGCTGGTGAACAATCACAGAATGTGCAGCTTCATGAGCCGCGAGAAGATCGACCAGCTGCTTGAGGAGCTCTCGAAATGA